One window of uncultured Methanoregula sp. genomic DNA carries:
- a CDS encoding restriction endonuclease subunit S, with protein MSTDLLFERFTTLATAPEGIAQLRNLILDLAFSGRLGTQDANDEFAKKMIETSLHKEFQYISEDESHILPKSWIQLPLIDVLSSIESGSRPIGGVREIKSGIPSIGGEHLDGRGGFRFGTIKFVSPEFYQKMTKGKIRTGDLLIVKDGATTGKVSLVDSRFPFSEACINEHVFICRFYDFITPQFAFYYLYSEIGQTRILENFKGAAQGGINLSFANNTLIPIAPLAEQHRIIAKIKALMALCDEIEFQQLQERAVSLRLGTASLIALQSSESPEEFERQWAQVCDAFELIFDCPENARMLRETILQMAIQGRLILKPKDEGSSIPLVSFVKEDSTDIGYRLNIPQSWQWDNINGVCETIVDCPHSTPKWTQNGEICLRTTNFKPGYLDLTEVRYVSHDTYLERISRLEPRENDILFSREGGILGIACMIPKGLKTCLGQRMMLLRVNPKKAIPKYILILLNSPFVQMKVKEQTGGTSSPHLNVGDVKNFQVPLPPLAEQHRIVAKVDALMALCDALESCLKERAGVQSKFATAVVKQIGSM; from the coding sequence ATGAGCACCGATCTCCTATTCGAGCGGTTCACCACGCTCGCCACTGCCCCGGAGGGCATCGCCCAGCTACGAAATCTAATCCTCGATTTAGCTTTTTCAGGAAGGCTTGGTACCCAAGATGCAAATGATGAGTTCGCGAAAAAAATGATAGAGACATCATTACATAAGGAGTTTCAGTATATTTCCGAGGATGAGTCACATATTCTCCCAAAATCCTGGATTCAATTGCCCTTAATTGACGTTTTATCATCTATAGAATCCGGTTCGAGACCAATAGGTGGAGTAAGAGAGATCAAATCAGGTATACCTAGTATAGGTGGGGAGCATCTTGATGGAAGGGGGGGATTCAGATTTGGTACAATTAAATTCGTTTCTCCTGAGTTTTATCAAAAAATGACAAAAGGAAAAATCCGGACAGGAGATCTTCTCATTGTAAAAGATGGTGCAACAACCGGTAAGGTCTCTCTTGTTGATTCCAGATTTCCATTCTCCGAAGCATGCATTAATGAGCATGTTTTTATTTGCCGTTTTTATGATTTTATTACTCCTCAATTTGCTTTTTATTACCTGTATTCTGAAATCGGTCAAACACGAATACTCGAAAATTTTAAAGGCGCTGCCCAGGGGGGGATAAATCTTAGTTTTGCTAATAATACCCTTATTCCAATTGCCCCTCTAGCTGAACAGCATCGCATTATTGCTAAAATTAAAGCGCTGATGGCGTTGTGTGATGAAATCGAATTTCAACAACTGCAGGAGCGGGCAGTCAGCCTCCGGCTTGGGACTGCGAGTCTCATAGCATTGCAGAGTTCAGAGAGTCCGGAGGAATTTGAACGGCAATGGGCGCAGGTGTGTGATGCTTTTGAGTTGATCTTTGACTGCCCGGAGAATGCCAGGATGCTTCGGGAGACAATTTTACAAATGGCGATCCAAGGACGGTTAATACTAAAGCCGAAAGATGAGGGATCAAGCATCCCTCTTGTTTCTTTTGTCAAAGAGGATTCTACAGATATTGGATATCGTTTAAATATTCCACAATCTTGGCAATGGGATAACATTAACGGGGTGTGTGAGACCATTGTTGATTGTCCGCACTCCACACCAAAATGGACTCAAAATGGGGAGATTTGTTTACGTACGACAAATTTTAAACCGGGTTATTTGGATCTAACTGAAGTAAGGTATGTTTCGCATGATACATATCTTGAAAGAATTTCAAGATTAGAGCCTCGTGAAAATGATATTTTGTTTAGTAGAGAGGGAGGAATTTTAGGGATTGCTTGTATGATCCCGAAAGGATTGAAAACGTGTTTAGGCCAACGGATGATGCTCCTAAGAGTCAATCCAAAAAAAGCAATTCCAAAATATATTTTAATTTTATTAAATTCCCCATTTGTGCAAATGAAAGTAAAAGAGCAGACTGGCGGAACTTCATCACCTCATTTAAATGTGGGAGATGTGAAAAATTTTCAAGTCCCTCTCCCCCCGCTCGCCGAACAACACCGCATCGTCGCGAAGGTTGATGCGCTGATGGCGTTGTGCGATGCCTTGGAATCATGTCTGAAGGAGCGAGCGGGAGTGCAAAGTAAATTCGCTACTGCCGTAGTAAAACAAATAGGATCGATGTAA
- a CDS encoding MFS transporter yields MDRLTLRNVLLYFTVDIGTFVSIWFFDLTTALITYTLTKSPVSLGIVGFAQNIPFLLFSLYGGVIADRHDRRRVVLFFNSCLFLVTLTALALQLLHLLTFPLIIVLSLTYGTIWALNLPSMLALVKDIVTDEHEFARVMGAAASNGKIGQMGAASVFGYIYATFTAAGVFVAGLCFNAIAFVAILLVKTKARIVQKTTSPLREQITTGLRYVTVHPPLLMVIMLVTVVSTVFAFVLFQFPVIDADFLHGNKLFLSALYFAGGLGGLTSGLYLVRRKSPRGILWFMVFCTVLSGVSVIVLGNSRDIFLSAICAAGIDFAFIGTMGVSNTVLQLLTDDERRGRVLGINTMGAWGIMAVMIVVLGAIAGAWGITFALTLAGLLCFAAAGMYLVLLPWQRPRLRALSAERGIGPADELI; encoded by the coding sequence ATGGACCGGCTGACGCTGCGCAATGTCCTTCTGTATTTTACGGTCGACATCGGCACGTTCGTCTCGATCTGGTTCTTTGATCTCACAACGGCACTTATCACCTATACCCTGACCAAGTCCCCGGTGTCCCTCGGCATCGTGGGGTTTGCCCAGAATATCCCCTTCCTCCTGTTCAGCCTGTACGGGGGCGTCATCGCAGACCGGCATGACCGGCGGCGGGTAGTACTGTTCTTCAACTCCTGCCTGTTTCTCGTCACCCTCACCGCGCTCGCCCTCCAGCTGCTGCATCTCCTGACCTTTCCGCTCATCATCGTCCTCTCGCTCACCTACGGGACCATCTGGGCCCTTAACCTCCCCTCGATGCTCGCGCTCGTAAAAGACATTGTTACCGATGAGCACGAATTCGCCCGGGTGATGGGTGCCGCCGCCTCCAACGGGAAGATCGGGCAGATGGGTGCCGCATCGGTATTCGGGTACATCTATGCCACATTCACGGCAGCCGGAGTCTTTGTTGCGGGACTCTGCTTCAACGCGATCGCGTTCGTTGCCATACTGCTGGTGAAAACGAAAGCGAGGATTGTGCAAAAAACCACAAGCCCCCTCCGCGAGCAGATCACCACGGGGTTACGGTACGTGACTGTCCATCCCCCGCTCCTGATGGTGATCATGCTGGTAACCGTCGTCAGCACGGTCTTTGCCTTTGTCCTGTTCCAGTTTCCGGTGATCGATGCGGATTTTCTCCACGGCAATAAACTATTCTTAAGCGCCCTGTACTTCGCCGGCGGGTTGGGCGGGCTTACCTCCGGGCTTTACCTGGTCAGGCGCAAATCCCCGCGGGGAATTCTCTGGTTCATGGTGTTCTGCACCGTACTGAGCGGGGTCTCGGTCATTGTGCTCGGGAACTCCCGGGATATTTTCCTTTCAGCGATCTGCGCTGCAGGGATCGATTTCGCATTCATCGGCACGATGGGGGTATCGAACACGGTCCTCCAGCTGCTCACCGACGACGAACGGAGAGGCAGGGTTCTTGGCATCAACACTATGGGGGCCTGGGGGATCATGGCGGTCATGATCGTTGTTCTCGGGGCCATTGCAGGCGCGTGGGGAATCACCTTCGCCCTGACCCTTGCCGGGCTGCTCTGTTTTGCCGCGGCAGGGATGTACCTCGTGCTGCTCCCGTGGCAGCGGCCCCGGTTGAGGGCTCTCTCTGCTGAACGGGGGATCGGCCCGGCCGATGAATTGATCTGA
- a CDS encoding DEAD/DEAH box helicase family protein: MSEIQKNHGMVGLDKKALTERDICTKFITPALTQAGWDIHHQIREEVNVTDGRVLVNGNSVSRAKPRRADYILYYKQNLPIAVIEAKDNTHIVGAGMQQALAYAEMMDIPFVFSSNGDGFLLHDRSGNYEPMERELSLTEFPRPTDLWTRYRKWKGIDDKKEQIITQSYYIDDIRKMPRYYQINAINRTIEAIANGKDRVLLVMATGTGKTYTAFQIIWRLWKSGTKKRILFLADRNILVDQTKTNDFKPFGSAMTKIANRQVDKSYEIYLSLYQAVSGNEEERNIYKQFSRDFFDLIIVDECHRGSAADDAMWREILDYFSSATHIGLTATPKETKYVSSVHYFGKPVYEYSLKQGIEDGFLAPYRVYRIDLDKDLQGWRPTRGQKDKYGVEIEDRIFNQKDFDRSLVLEHRTELVARKISDFLKNTGRYDKTIVFCENIDHAERMRSCLVNENADLVKENGRYVVRITGDSPDGKAELDNFIMPDSKYPVIATTSKLMGTGVDAQTCKLIVIDKRIESMSEFKQIIGRGTRINEDYNKFFFTIMDFRKVSELFADPDFDGEPLDGSQYDPTDPIDPPAPKPPGDGMRRYVVNDVPVSVVAERVQYMAADGKLITESLEDYTKKNVTRQYATLNAFMSSWTKAEQKTVILEELEEQGVLFEALQEQVGKDYDPFDLICHVVFGQPPLSRRERAAKVRKADYFTKYGDKARKVLDALLSKYSDGGIGDIENMEVLKVDPFTTFGTPMEIVNTIFGGSANYMEAIRRLERCLYTAEC; this comes from the coding sequence TTGTCAGAGATACAGAAGAATCACGGGATGGTTGGACTGGACAAGAAGGCATTGACGGAGCGGGACATCTGCACCAAATTCATTACACCCGCACTGACCCAGGCCGGCTGGGACATCCATCACCAGATCCGGGAAGAGGTGAACGTCACCGATGGCCGGGTTCTTGTGAATGGCAACTCCGTGAGCCGCGCCAAGCCGCGAAGGGCGGACTATATTCTTTACTATAAACAGAATCTGCCGATTGCCGTGATCGAGGCAAAGGACAACACGCATATCGTGGGAGCCGGGATGCAGCAGGCTCTTGCCTATGCAGAAATGATGGATATCCCGTTTGTGTTCAGTTCCAATGGTGACGGGTTTTTGCTGCACGACCGTTCCGGCAATTATGAGCCCATGGAGAGGGAACTCTCACTTACCGAATTTCCCCGCCCCACTGACCTCTGGACCCGGTACCGGAAATGGAAAGGGATCGACGACAAAAAAGAGCAGATCATCACCCAGAGTTACTATATCGACGACATCCGGAAGATGCCCCGGTATTACCAGATAAACGCGATCAACCGGACAATCGAGGCGATTGCGAACGGAAAGGACCGGGTCCTGCTCGTGATGGCCACCGGGACCGGCAAGACCTATACGGCATTCCAGATCATCTGGCGGCTCTGGAAGTCCGGCACCAAGAAGCGTATCCTGTTCCTTGCGGACCGGAATATCCTTGTCGACCAGACCAAGACGAACGATTTCAAGCCGTTCGGGTCGGCAATGACGAAGATCGCGAACCGGCAGGTGGACAAGAGTTACGAGATTTATCTCTCACTCTACCAGGCAGTATCCGGCAACGAGGAGGAGCGCAACATCTACAAGCAGTTCTCCCGGGACTTCTTTGATCTGATCATTGTCGACGAATGCCACCGGGGAAGTGCTGCGGACGATGCGATGTGGCGGGAAATCCTCGACTATTTCTCATCGGCTACCCACATCGGGCTGACAGCGACCCCGAAGGAGACGAAGTACGTCTCCAGTGTCCATTATTTCGGGAAGCCCGTGTATGAATATTCACTGAAGCAGGGGATCGAAGACGGGTTCCTTGCCCCGTACCGGGTGTACCGGATCGATCTGGACAAGGATTTGCAGGGATGGCGACCAACCCGGGGGCAGAAGGACAAGTACGGCGTGGAGATCGAGGACCGTATCTTCAACCAGAAGGACTTCGACCGGAGCCTTGTCCTAGAGCACCGTACGGAACTCGTGGCCCGGAAGATCTCGGATTTCCTCAAGAACACCGGCAGGTACGACAAGACGATCGTCTTCTGCGAGAATATCGATCACGCCGAACGAATGCGGAGTTGTCTCGTGAACGAGAACGCGGATCTGGTGAAGGAGAACGGCAGGTATGTTGTCCGGATCACGGGCGACAGCCCGGACGGGAAGGCAGAACTGGACAACTTCATCATGCCGGATTCCAAGTATCCCGTCATTGCAACCACCTCGAAGCTGATGGGGACCGGCGTGGATGCCCAGACCTGCAAGCTGATCGTGATCGACAAACGGATCGAATCGATGTCCGAATTCAAGCAGATCATCGGTCGGGGGACCCGGATCAACGAGGATTACAACAAGTTCTTCTTCACGATCATGGACTTCCGGAAGGTGAGCGAGCTCTTTGCCGACCCGGACTTTGACGGCGAACCGCTTGACGGGAGCCAGTACGACCCGACCGATCCGATTGATCCTCCCGCACCCAAGCCACCGGGAGACGGGATGAGGCGGTACGTGGTGAACGATGTGCCGGTTTCTGTGGTTGCCGAGCGCGTCCAGTACATGGCGGCCGACGGGAAGCTGATCACGGAGTCGCTGGAAGATTATACGAAGAAGAATGTGACCCGGCAGTATGCTACGCTGAATGCGTTCATGAGTTCGTGGACGAAGGCGGAGCAGAAGACGGTGATCCTGGAGGAACTGGAGGAGCAAGGCGTACTCTTCGAGGCGCTCCAGGAGCAGGTGGGGAAGGACTACGATCCCTTCGACCTGATCTGCCACGTGGTCTTCGGCCAGCCACCCCTGTCCCGCAGGGAACGGGCAGCAAAGGTCCGGAAAGCGGATTACTTCACGAAGTACGGCGACAAGGCACGGAAGGTACTGGATGCCCTCCTGTCGAAATACTCCGATGGCGGGATCGGCGATATTGAGAACATGGAAGTGCTGAAGGTGGATCCGTTCACAACCTTCGGTACACCGATGGAGATTGTGAACACTATTTTTGGCGGGAGCGCCAACTATATGGAAGCAATACGCCGGCTCGAACGGTGTCTCTATACCGCCGAGTGCTGA
- a CDS encoding type I restriction enzyme HsdR N-terminal domain-containing protein, giving the protein MREFHERELVNILIETLKHQGVSEDSIALEWPIESNGHHYRVDLAIIDKLLNKPIALFEIKSRKDRKREKDAEFQLKRYASLLKNQDIPLFVVYPNESKDTPLEITRIKQDPDDADSYDFFSSDQIPKISILKNSARQKTLFELLNEKENAIKNFQLVCWILGFGSLVILILNLTGFLVLKTEQIALIGVVLGLFLLPFASKIKIPGLEFERLKDAEQ; this is encoded by the coding sequence ATGAGAGAATTTCACGAAAGAGAACTTGTTAATATTTTAATTGAAACCCTAAAACATCAAGGGGTCTCCGAGGATTCAATCGCCCTTGAATGGCCAATTGAGTCCAATGGGCATCATTATCGTGTGGATTTAGCTATCATCGATAAACTCCTCAACAAACCCATTGCATTATTTGAAATAAAAAGTCGAAAAGACCGAAAACGTGAAAAAGATGCGGAATTTCAATTAAAAAGATATGCGTCATTATTGAAAAATCAAGATATTCCATTATTTGTTGTTTATCCTAACGAAAGTAAAGACACACCGTTGGAAATAACTCGAATAAAACAAGATCCTGATGATGCTGATTCATATGATTTTTTCTCATCCGATCAAATCCCAAAAATTTCAATTTTAAAGAATAGTGCCCGTCAGAAAACGCTTTTTGAGTTGTTAAATGAAAAGGAAAATGCAATTAAAAATTTTCAGTTAGTATGTTGGATTCTCGGATTCGGTAGCCTTGTTATTTTAATCTTGAATCTTACCGGTTTCCTTGTTTTAAAAACGGAACAAATTGCATTAATTGGAGTTGTTTTAGGGCTATTTTTATTACCTTTTGCAAGTAAAATCAAGATTCCCGGCTTGGAGTTTGAACGACTGAAAGATGCAGAACAGTAA
- a CDS encoding class I SAM-dependent DNA methyltransferase, whose amino-acid sequence MAVGTTIKTIQDIMRKDAGVDGDAQRISQLGWMLFLKIFDDKEKEYELMKKGYRSPMPERLRWRNWAGNAEGITGDVLLKFIDADLFPTLKELPAEAGLNGSGILIRKVFEDSYNYMKNGTLIRQVANKINEIDFNKTEDRHLFGEIYEKILKDLQSAGNAGEYYTPRAVTQFMVDQVDPKLGESILDPACGTGGFLACAIENIRKTVKNPKDEELLRNSIHGVEKKPMPHLLCVTNMMLHGIDVPIQIKHDNTLARPLKDYSARDRVDVIVTNPPFGGMEEDGIETNFPSMYQTRETADLFLVLIMHILKDGGRAAIVLPDGTLFGEGVKSRIKEKLLTECNLHTIIRLPKNVFAPYTPTRTNLLFFEKGKATKEIWYYEHTYPEGYKSYSKTKPIRIAEFEPEKAWWTNRTENEHAWRVSIEQIIANGFNLDIKNPNIVPDKQGDPEELLREYERVRVEAEMAREALKQELMALLGTPTRNTR is encoded by the coding sequence ATGGCAGTCGGAACCACGATCAAGACGATCCAGGACATCATGCGGAAGGATGCAGGGGTCGATGGCGACGCCCAGCGGATCAGCCAACTCGGCTGGATGCTTTTTTTGAAGATCTTCGATGACAAGGAAAAAGAGTACGAGCTGATGAAGAAGGGGTACCGGTCGCCGATGCCGGAACGGCTCCGGTGGCGGAACTGGGCGGGCAATGCCGAGGGGATCACAGGCGACGTGCTCCTGAAGTTCATTGATGCCGACCTCTTCCCGACCCTCAAAGAACTCCCTGCGGAAGCGGGCCTCAATGGTTCCGGGATCCTGATCCGCAAGGTCTTCGAGGACTCGTACAACTACATGAAGAACGGGACGCTGATCCGCCAGGTTGCGAACAAGATCAATGAGATCGATTTCAACAAGACCGAGGATCGTCACCTGTTCGGGGAGATCTACGAGAAGATCTTAAAAGACCTCCAGAGTGCGGGCAATGCCGGGGAGTATTACACACCCCGGGCCGTGACGCAGTTCATGGTGGATCAGGTGGACCCGAAGCTTGGCGAGTCGATCCTTGACCCGGCCTGCGGTACCGGCGGGTTCCTTGCCTGTGCCATCGAGAATATCCGGAAAACGGTTAAGAACCCGAAAGACGAGGAACTGCTCCGGAACTCGATCCACGGGGTCGAGAAGAAGCCGATGCCGCACCTGCTCTGCGTCACGAACATGATGCTGCACGGCATCGATGTCCCGATCCAGATCAAGCATGACAACACCCTTGCCCGCCCGCTGAAGGATTACTCGGCACGGGACCGGGTAGATGTGATCGTGACGAACCCGCCGTTCGGCGGCATGGAGGAGGACGGGATCGAGACCAACTTCCCGTCCATGTACCAGACCCGGGAGACGGCCGATCTCTTCCTTGTCCTGATCATGCACATCCTCAAAGATGGCGGCCGGGCCGCGATCGTGCTCCCCGACGGAACGCTCTTTGGCGAGGGTGTGAAGAGCCGGATCAAGGAGAAACTCCTGACCGAATGCAACCTCCATACCATAATTCGATTGCCCAAAAATGTCTTTGCCCCATATACCCCAACGAGAACGAACCTCCTCTTCTTCGAGAAAGGCAAGGCTACAAAAGAAATCTGGTACTATGAACACACCTATCCCGAGGGCTATAAGTCGTACTCAAAGACAAAGCCGATCCGGATAGCAGAGTTCGAACCTGAGAAGGCATGGTGGACGAACCGCACCGAGAACGAGCATGCATGGCGGGTGTCGATAGAGCAGATTATTGCGAACGGATTTAACCTCGACATAAAGAACCCAAACATTGTGCCGGACAAACAAGGCGATCCTGAAGAACTGCTCCGCGAGTATGAGAGGGTTAGGGTCGAAGCAGAGATGGCCCGTGAAGCGCTGAAGCAGGAACTGATGGCATTGCTCGGGACACCTACTAGGAATACACGATGA
- a CDS encoding HD domain-containing protein, whose translation MDTSIFPKYEYKGITHPQKTILVAVSKYAESFLRFAPRKIQNFPSHGVDHSVSIIRMINSFPEEWGIKLTRTERFILYAAAWLHDIGCVKDRTPHNKISVDILMNSESICDSFNRLDSDLLFILEYVIESHSSSYDISTVPAKRGAVRVRLICAIFRLLDACEITNFKCPASVYAEIKDDLKTPDGSVDTDAIEFWEGHMNIKDLGFFKPEIVVLVNHARKSKKITDRLVKEIESVQEIFRENGMDVPVVKVKARTAGID comes from the coding sequence ATGGATACCTCTATTTTTCCCAAGTATGAGTACAAGGGGATTACCCATCCCCAGAAGACCATTCTTGTCGCGGTTTCCAAATATGCGGAGAGCTTCCTGCGGTTTGCTCCGCGGAAGATCCAGAATTTTCCCTCCCACGGGGTTGATCATTCTGTCAGTATCATCCGGATGATCAATTCCTTTCCTGAAGAATGGGGGATCAAACTTACGAGAACCGAGCGGTTCATTCTCTATGCAGCAGCATGGCTCCATGACATCGGCTGCGTGAAGGACCGGACCCCGCACAACAAGATCTCGGTTGACATCCTGATGAACAGCGAGAGCATCTGCGATTCCTTCAACCGCCTGGACAGCGACCTGCTCTTCATCCTTGAGTATGTCATCGAGAGCCACTCCTCATCGTATGACATCAGCACGGTCCCAGCGAAACGGGGAGCAGTACGGGTCCGTCTCATCTGTGCGATCTTCCGGCTGCTCGATGCGTGCGAGATCACGAACTTCAAGTGTCCTGCCTCGGTATATGCCGAGATTAAGGACGACCTGAAAACCCCGGATGGATCGGTTGATACTGATGCTATCGAGTTCTGGGAAGGGCACATGAACATCAAAGATCTCGGGTTCTTCAAACCGGAGATTGTTGTTCTTGTCAATCATGCCCGTAAGAGCAAGAAGATCACGGACCGGCTGGTCAAGGAAATTGAATCTGTGCAGGAGATCTTTCGCGAGAATGGGATGGATGTGCCGGTTGTAAAGGTCAAGGCGAGAACAGCTGGGATTGATTGA
- a CDS encoding restriction endonuclease — protein MSITILNTQKNGFDILLYPPLTNTPLIHMTAYWGIRLGEGGKYVDEGYSKKFIAIGWNELGDLSWLLSSASEEDALKKLKVLHKRIYENVTNSQVGIQCGEILRFVRTIKHGDIFLLPNPSKRSVIIGRISGDYQWKENWGDKCPYTNRRNVEWVRSIPRSELSTKLKNSLVWLTVISLEEHKIEVESLISEKSSANLQNPITQVTGQDIHSRIIERLLSMNPRQFEEFTSHLLSISGFEAANRQYVGDKGIDIDGYLSTELVTLDLKVQVKQVPKPIGNTVVLQLRGALGTDEHGAIVTIGTFTRPAIEEAEASGKKNIKLIDQDSLVDWILSHYDNLDDQYKSFFDLKKKDIPLIDQFYLE, from the coding sequence ATGAGTATAACTATTCTAAATACACAAAAAAATGGATTTGATATCCTCTTATATCCTCCTTTAACCAATACCCCTCTGATCCACATGACCGCATACTGGGGCATCAGGCTTGGCGAGGGGGGAAAATATGTCGATGAAGGATATTCCAAAAAGTTCATCGCCATTGGTTGGAATGAACTCGGGGACCTCAGCTGGCTGCTATCATCAGCGTCTGAAGAGGATGCACTGAAAAAGCTGAAAGTGCTCCATAAACGCATCTATGAGAATGTCACCAACAGCCAGGTCGGGATCCAGTGTGGTGAAATCCTCCGTTTTGTCCGAACTATCAAACATGGCGATATCTTCCTTTTACCCAATCCTTCGAAACGATCAGTGATCATCGGTCGGATCAGCGGTGATTACCAGTGGAAGGAAAACTGGGGTGACAAATGCCCATATACGAACCGGCGGAATGTTGAGTGGGTACGATCAATACCCCGTTCGGAACTTTCCACTAAACTGAAAAACTCACTTGTCTGGTTGACAGTTATATCTCTCGAAGAACATAAGATCGAAGTTGAATCCTTGATATCAGAGAAATCTTCGGCAAATCTGCAGAATCCAATAACACAAGTAACCGGACAAGATATTCATAGTCGTATCATAGAGCGTTTGTTGAGCATGAACCCCAGACAGTTTGAAGAATTTACCTCCCATTTACTCAGTATAAGTGGTTTCGAAGCAGCAAACAGGCAATATGTCGGCGATAAAGGAATTGATATAGACGGGTATCTTTCGACTGAATTGGTCACCCTTGATTTAAAGGTCCAAGTAAAGCAGGTTCCGAAACCTATTGGTAATACTGTTGTGCTTCAGTTACGGGGTGCCCTTGGAACGGATGAACACGGAGCAATTGTTACTATAGGTACATTTACTAGACCTGCCATTGAAGAGGCGGAGGCCTCGGGAAAAAAGAATATCAAACTTATTGATCAGGATAGTCTGGTTGATTGGATATTGTCCCATTATGATAACCTTGATGACCAATACAAGAGCTTTTTTGATCTAAAAAAGAAAGATATTCCGTTAATTGATCAGTTTTATTTGGAGTAA